The genomic region CCGCCCCTTGCCCTTTAATGACTCTGGGCGGCTGGTTCAGGTGTGGGAGGCGAGCGTCAAGCTGGGCCGCGGCGAAATGCCCGCCTCGTTCCCCAACTTTGCGGACTGGCGGGATCAGAACCATGTCTTCGACCAGACACTCGCTTACGCCGACTGGTCATTCAACCTCACAGGCACGGGCGAGCCCGAGCGTATCCGCAGCGCCATTGTTTCTCCGCCGTTCTTTGAGACGCTCGGCATTCGCCCGATTGCCGGTCGCGGCTTTGTCGCGGGAGAAGACCAGAAGGGCAAAGACGCAGTCGCGGTCATCAGCGAGCGCTTGTGGCGGCGGCGCTTCAACGCGGACCCGGAGATTGTCGGCAAGCCGATTGACCTCAATGGCGAGAGCTTTAGCGTGGTGGGCGTCATCGCGCCGATGCCTGAACTCCCTGGCATGTCGGACGAGACGGAGTTGTGGGTGCCGGTCTCGCACGGGTTCGGCTTCAACAACCGGCGGGGCCATTACCTCAACGTCATCGCGCGCCTGAAGCCGGGCGTCACGCGCGAGCAGGGGCAGGCTGACATGGACGCCCTCGCCGGCGCGCTGGCCGCACAGTATCCTGAGGCCAATGCGGACCGCAGCATCAGGCTCGTGCCACTGCATGAGCAAATCGTCGGCGACGTCAGGCCCGCGCTGCTGGTGCTGCTGGGCGCCGTCATCGCCGTCCTGCTCATCGCTTCGGCCAACGTCGCCAGTATGCTGCTGGCGCGTGCCGCCAGCCGGCAAAAAGAGATCGCCATCCGCACCGCCCTGGGCGCCGGGCACTGGCGGCTCGTCCGGCAGTTGCTCACAGAGAGCCTCTTGCTGTCCATAGTTGGCGGCGGGCTCGGTTTGCTGCTGGCGCTCTGGGGAGTCGGCCTGCTCGTCTCGTCGAGCCCCGCCGACCTGCCGCGCATCAAGGAGGTCACGGTTGACGCCCGCGTGCTCGGCTTCACGCTGGCGGTGTCGCTGTTGACCGGAATCGTCTTCGGCTTCATGCCGGCGGTGCAAGCCTCGCGGACGGACCTTAACGAGACGTTGAAAGAGAGCGGCCGCAGCGTCACGGGCGGCGCTGCCCGCCGCCGCGCCCGCGGCCTGCTGGTAGTCTCCGAGATCGCGCTCTCGCTCGTGCTGCTGATCGGCGCCGGGCTGTTGATGCGCAGCTTCCTCAAGCTTCAGTCGGTGGATCCCGGCTTTAATCCCGAAAACGTGCTGACGATGCAGATCGACATGACCGGCCCAAACTATCAGCGGGCGGCACCGGTCATCGCCTTTCACAACCAGTTGCTTGAGCGCGTGCGGGCGCTCCCCGGCGTGCAGTCGGCTGCAACGCGGTCGGCCGTGCCCATCGCCGCCGACGCATCATTCTCCTACTTGGCTTTCGCGATTGAGGGCCGCCCCCCGGAACCGGGAAACCGGCCCGTGGCTTTCTACAACGCGGTCAGCCCTAGCTTCTTCGAGACGATGCAGATTCCGGTGTTGAAGGGTCGCCCCTTCAACGAACACGACGTGCGGAAGGCACAGAACGTCATCATCATCAATGAGACGCTGGCGCGCCGCTTCTTCGCCGACGAGGAGCCCCTCGGCAAGCGCATGACGTTGAACGATGAGAACCCGAAGGAGGAAGACTGGGCGACAATCGTTGGGGTGGTCAAAGACACGAAGCCACGCGCGCTGGCCGGCGAAGCGGTCGCCGAGATGTACATGCCGTTCGACCAACAGCCCGAACCGTCGATGTCGCTGATGATCCGCGCGGCGGGCAAGCCTGAGGGCATCGCCGCCGCCGTGCGCGGCGAGGTTCAGGGGCTCGACAAGAATCAGCCGGTCTATAGCGTCCGCACACTTGAGCATGTGCTGTCGGAGTCAGTCTCGACGCCCCGCTTCCGGACTTTTCTGCTGGGCGTGTTTGCGGCCGTCGCCTTGATCCTGGCGTCGGTGGGCATCTATGGCGTAATGAGCTACTCGGTGACGCAGCGGACGCACGAGATCGGCGTGCGCATGGCGCTAGGAGCGCAAACCGTTGACGTGCTGAACCTGGTCGTCGGGCAAGGAGCCCGACTGGCCGCAGCCGGCGTAGGCATCGGGCTGCTGGCCGCGCTCGCCTTGACGCGGCTGCTGAAGAGCCTACTGTTCGGCATCAGCGCGACCGACCCGGTGACCTTCGTAGCGGTCACCTTCCTGTTAGCCGGGGTGGCGCTGCTGGCGTGTTATCTGCCGGCGCGGCGCGCCAGCAAAGTCGATCCGATGATCGCTCTGCGATACGAGTGAGCCGGTTGTAAATCCTCCGGAAGCGATCATGGGATATGGACCAGCACCTGGTGGATGCCAGGATGATAAAACCATCCAAAGGCTCTGACCGAAGACCACTGTCTCAGTGGTCTTCGTGTTTTAGACAGCAATGGGCAGGGAAGCTTGTTTTTTGAGGTAAGAGCGCCGACTTGTGATTCGATGACGCTTGACCAGCCGGCACCTGGTAGTGGTGCTCAATAGATGAGAGATTTTCCATCTCCATAAAAGACTTCCTGCGCCCGGTTATCATCGGAATGTGACGACAGGGGCTGGACTATCTCGCCTTTTCCTTCCTTTTCCAGTTTGTTGAATATTCCTCTTGCTTACCGAGAGGAGTGGCTGTATTATGCTCTCGGTAACCGAGAGGAATAGATGAGCAAACCATCAGATTTAGTTCAGGGCACGTTAGGCCTCCTGGTCTTGAAGATCCTGGCTTTGGAATCCCTCAATGGCTGGGCCATCAGTCTGCGCCTGAAACAAGTTTCAGGCGATGTCTTACAGGTCAGCGATGGATCACTCTACCCGACATTGCATAAGCTCGAGCAAGAGGGTTGGATCAAGGCCGAATGGAAACCCAGTGAGAATAACCGCCGCGCCAAGTATTACTCTTTGACGCGACTCGGGCGGAAGGAGCTCGAAAAAGAGGTAGCAAACTGGCGACGGCTGTCGGCTGCCATTACCCAAGTCGTCGAGTTGAAGGGAGTTTGAGAGATGCGCCTGCAACACTGGTTTTACACTTTGCCGCTCCGCCTGAGGTCCCTGCTACGTCATCGCCAAGTCGAACAGGAACTGGACGAGGAACTCCGCTATCATCTCGACCGACAAATCGAGGAAAACCTCGCCAGAGGGATGAATGCACAAGAGGCGCGCTATGCCGCCCTCCGGGCTATGGGCGGAATGGAACAGCATAAGGAGGCGTGCCGAGATATGCGACGGGTAAACCTCATTCAAGATTTTTTGCAGGATTTACGCTATGGATTGAGAGTGCTTGCCAGGAGCACGACTTTTACCGCGGTTGCGGTGCTCACCCTAGCCCTGGGAATCGGGGCGACCACGGCGGTCTTCAGCGTGATCTACGGCGTGCTGCTTCGCCCATTACCCTACAAGGAGCCTGAACGCATCATCACGATTTGGGAACCTTCCAGGGGCGGGCACACGCTGGGGCTAACCGACGTTGAGTTCTTCGACATCCGTGACCGCAACCAGGTTTTTGAAGAGGTCGCCGCCTACGCCACTGGCGCCACTAACTTTACTGGCGCCGGCGAGCCCGAGCGCGTCACCGCAACGTGGGTGTCAGCGGACTTTTTCCCGGTGCTTGGCGTCCAGCCGGTTCTGGGCCGCGTCCTCATGGCTGAAGACGACAAGCCGGACCCTGCCCGGGTCGTGGTATTAAGTTATGGGCTATGGCAACGGCGATTTGGCGCTGACCAGGGCGTCATTGGCCGACAGGTGAGCCTCAACGGCAACAGCCGCACCGTCATCGGCGTTATGCCGCGAGGCTTCCAGTTTGTGAGCCCTGAAGTGGAGATGTGGCTGCCGCTGGGACTCGACCCCGCTAATGTGGAACCGGGTTCCCGCTCCTATGATGCCATCGGGCGGCTCAGGCCAGGGGTGACACTGACGCAGGCACGGGTGGAGCTGAATGGGATCGCCGCGCAAC from Blastocatellia bacterium harbors:
- a CDS encoding ABC transporter permease, which produces MLSHFVQLWRRLRYYRSRARFDADLDEEMRFHLEMKIEENLAAGMNEREAVNAARRQFGNPTWLREESNQMWSFRSIESLAQDVRFGLRMMGKNPGFTAIAVFTLALGIGANTAIFTVVNSLLLRPLPFNDSGRLVQVWEASVKLGRGEMPASFPNFADWRDQNHVFDQTLAYADWSFNLTGTGEPERIRSAIVSPPFFETLGIRPIAGRGFVAGEDQKGKDAVAVISERLWRRRFNADPEIVGKPIDLNGESFSVVGVIAPMPELPGMSDETELWVPVSHGFGFNNRRGHYLNVIARLKPGVTREQGQADMDALAGALAAQYPEANADRSIRLVPLHEQIVGDVRPALLVLLGAVIAVLLIASANVASMLLARAASRQKEIAIRTALGAGHWRLVRQLLTESLLLSIVGGGLGLLLALWGVGLLVSSSPADLPRIKEVTVDARVLGFTLAVSLLTGIVFGFMPAVQASRTDLNETLKESGRSVTGGAARRRARGLLVVSEIALSLVLLIGAGLLMRSFLKLQSVDPGFNPENVLTMQIDMTGPNYQRAAPVIAFHNQLLERVRALPGVQSAATRSAVPIAADASFSYLAFAIEGRPPEPGNRPVAFYNAVSPSFFETMQIPVLKGRPFNEHDVRKAQNVIIINETLARRFFADEEPLGKRMTLNDENPKEEDWATIVGVVKDTKPRALAGEAVAEMYMPFDQQPEPSMSLMIRAAGKPEGIAAAVRGEVQGLDKNQPVYSVRTLEHVLSESVSTPRFRTFLLGVFAAVALILASVGIYGVMSYSVTQRTHEIGVRMALGAQTVDVLNLVVGQGARLAAAGVGIGLLAALALTRLLKSLLFGISATDPVTFVAVTFLLAGVALLACYLPARRASKVDPMIALRYE
- a CDS encoding PadR family transcriptional regulator, whose product is MSKPSDLVQGTLGLLVLKILALESLNGWAISLRLKQVSGDVLQVSDGSLYPTLHKLEQEGWIKAEWKPSENNRRAKYYSLTRLGRKELEKEVANWRRLSAAITQVVELKGV